From bacterium:
TGGTGATATTTTAATTGTTGCCATTAATAGTGATGAATCTATCAAAAAGATTAAGGGGGATACAAGACCTTTGATGCCTCAAGAAGATAGAGCCTATATCCTCTCTGCTTTATCTTGTGTTGATTATGTGCTTATATTTGAAGAGATTGAGCCGGTCAGAATAATTTCGGAGTTAATTCCCGATGTATTAGTTAAAGGAGGTGATTATCAATTAAATGAAATAAAAGGTCGAGAAATTGTCACCTCTGCTGGTGGAAAAGTATTGACCATTCCAGAAATTAAAGGTAAATCAACCACTAATTTGATTCAAACGATTATTGAGAGATATAAAGTAACTGGTAATTGGTAACTGGTAATTGGTAATTGGTAACTAATTACCATTCACCATTTACCATTTACCAAATAGGGCTTCACGAAATTAAAAGTAAGTAACGGATAACTAATTACCAGTTACCAGTTACCAGTTACCAGTTACCAAATAGGGCTTCACGAAATTAAAAGTAAGTAACGGATAACTAATTACCAGTTACCAGTTACCAGTTACCAAACAAATGGAGGTAAAAAAATGAATATAAATGTTGTGCAACAAGAATTAGCAACTATAGGAACACTACTCGTGGGAATGTTACTGGGGATATTTTTAACGGCTTTCGTCAGTTGGATTATAAGTAGCAAATTAATGGATGTTTTGACTAAAAGTAAAAAAGCGATGAAGAAACTCATTGAGATATTAAAAAGGGATTTAATTAACAAACAACCTATCTCAGTCGCCAGAATATATCGACTTATTCGTTCCGTAGGCAGACAAAAAGGGGTAAAATTAACGATGTATGTTCCTCCAGAAGTTCCGTTAGAAGATGTTGAACTTTCACTTAAAGAGGATGCGAAATTAGATTTACAACAAAAAGAAGAGTGTATCTTACAGATTGAAAAGATATTAGAGGAAATGGCGAACCAGAAAAAACCAACAACAGTACCTATAGAATTATCGGAATTGATTAAATCATTAAAAGAGAAATTCCAGAAAGGCGCGTTAGATGAACTGGGTGAAGAACTGGTCAAATTACAACTCTGGTATGAAACAACAGACCTTGACAAAAAGGCAAGTAATTTTAGATTACGAGTAGTTGCGGGAGTAACATTATTACTTTTAGTCTGGATAATTACAGGAATAATAACCTTTTTCACCGTATTCCCACAAGGTTATAATTGGTGGAGAGGATGGGTAATAGTCGTGTGTCCAGTGCTCGTCTTAACCCTATTTGCTTTAGGATATTTTAATATCTGGAAGGAACAGAAATAAAAGATGAAAATAGTGGGGATAATTCCCGCAAGATTTTCTTCAACAAGATTTCCCGGCAAACCATTGGCTAAAATATTAGATAAACCAATGATTCAATGGGTCTATGAAGGGGCGAAAAAATCTAAGACTTTAGAGGCATTAATTGTTGCCACTGACTCACAACAAATTTATGACAGGGTTAAAAACTTTGGCGGAGAGGTATTTTTGACCTTAAGAGAACATCAATCAGGAACTTCAAGAGTCGCGGAAGTCGCAGAACAACTTGATGTAGAAATTGTGGTTAATGTTCAAGGTGATGAACCTCTAATTTCACCTTCTGCGATTGATGAGGCAGTTAAACCTCTCCTGACCGACCCAATCATTTATATGACTACTCTTAAACACAAACTAACAGACCAAACTGAATTATCTAATCCTAATGTCGTTAAAATAGT
This genomic window contains:
- the rfaE2 gene encoding D-glycero-beta-D-manno-heptose 1-phosphate adenylyltransferase, whose protein sequence is MSKIKTLEELKNIISDLKNQGKQIVFTNGCFDILHYGHIKYLEEAKTYGDILIVAINSDESIKKIKGDTRPLMPQEDRAYILSALSCVDYVLIFEEIEPVRIISELIPDVLVKGGDYQLNEIKGREIVTSAGGKVLTIPEIKGKSTTNLIQTIIERYKVTGNW
- the kdsB gene encoding 3-deoxy-manno-octulosonate cytidylyltransferase, with the protein product MKIVGIIPARFSSTRFPGKPLAKILDKPMIQWVYEGAKKSKTLEALIVATDSQQIYDRVKNFGGEVFLTLREHQSGTSRVAEVAEQLDVEIVVNVQGDEPLISPSAIDEAVKPLLTDPIIYMTTLKHKLTDQTELSNPNVVKIVTDKDDFALYFSRSPIPFFRHQFHYENYKHIGLYVYRKDFLLKLVQLPATPLEQTEGLEQLRVLENGYKIKVVETEYLSIGVDTEDDLEKVRKQVISNW